One genomic window of Eggerthella timonensis includes the following:
- a CDS encoding recombinase family protein, whose product MKRVYCLYRVSTAKQVEEDDIPMQKQSCREFVDAKPDWVLAKEFMEMGVSGFKVSAKDRDVIQDLQKAAIEKKFDVLLVFMFDRIGRREDETPFVVEWFTQHGIEVWSVKEGQQRFDNHVDKLLNYIRYWQASGESIKTSIRTKERMGQIIKEGRFKGGVAPYGYRLVHKGRVNKRGHNVYDLEIDEKEAAVVRLIFDRHANAGMGPQSIAAFLTAHGILNREGTNFVAPSIRNIVSNPVYRGILRCGESVSEVFEHLRIIDDDTYFRSQELIKQRSQKYQERRRIPRKLPSECLLTGNIFCGHCGARLITSTAGAKRVRPDGSIENRRWWRYLCYNRVRHKGVCCGQTAYVATKVDEAVTEIVRDLLSRLKRVPVSTIVEKRFGEEVGSLEHKLKDAKTSLSKKTEELASLKSEVVKAIRGESSFDQTLLNELIQAASEQRETSALSVEKIEEELASSKSRLTPLKEQHDRFVNWADMFDSSDLDTRRMIVCQLIESVTVSRDYKLDIKLAVTMEQYMECLENPSDFAA is encoded by the coding sequence ATGAAACGAGTTTATTGTCTCTACCGTGTTTCGACTGCTAAGCAGGTAGAGGAAGACGACATCCCGATGCAAAAGCAGTCTTGCCGAGAATTTGTGGATGCGAAACCAGACTGGGTTCTGGCAAAAGAGTTCATGGAAATGGGAGTGTCGGGCTTCAAGGTTTCCGCGAAAGATCGAGATGTCATCCAAGATTTGCAAAAGGCGGCTATTGAGAAGAAGTTCGACGTGCTGCTTGTATTTATGTTTGATCGCATCGGTCGCCGCGAAGACGAAACACCGTTCGTCGTCGAATGGTTCACACAACACGGCATCGAGGTTTGGAGCGTCAAGGAAGGCCAGCAGCGTTTCGATAACCACGTCGACAAACTGCTGAATTACATTCGCTACTGGCAAGCGTCAGGCGAGAGCATTAAAACGTCCATCCGCACGAAAGAGCGCATGGGTCAGATTATCAAGGAAGGTCGATTTAAAGGCGGGGTAGCTCCATACGGCTATCGGCTCGTACACAAAGGCCGGGTAAACAAACGCGGCCATAATGTGTACGACCTAGAAATCGATGAAAAAGAAGCGGCTGTCGTCAGGTTGATCTTCGACCGGCATGCCAATGCCGGAATGGGACCGCAATCTATTGCTGCATTCCTTACAGCCCATGGCATCCTGAACCGCGAGGGGACGAACTTTGTTGCGCCCTCTATCAGGAACATCGTTTCCAATCCCGTATATCGAGGTATTCTCCGTTGCGGTGAAAGCGTTTCGGAGGTGTTCGAGCACCTACGCATCATTGATGACGATACGTATTTCCGTTCCCAAGAGCTAATCAAGCAGAGATCCCAGAAATATCAGGAGCGGAGGCGCATCCCTCGAAAGTTACCGTCCGAGTGTTTGTTAACAGGCAACATCTTTTGTGGTCACTGCGGGGCAAGGCTCATTACCTCTACAGCGGGGGCGAAGCGTGTTCGACCCGATGGCTCTATCGAGAATCGGCGCTGGTGGCGCTATCTTTGCTACAACCGGGTACGGCACAAGGGCGTGTGCTGCGGCCAAACAGCCTATGTCGCTACAAAGGTCGACGAAGCAGTAACCGAAATCGTGCGCGACTTACTGTCCCGCCTGAAACGAGTCCCAGTTTCCACCATCGTTGAAAAGCGATTCGGCGAGGAGGTGGGTAGCCTCGAACACAAGCTGAAGGATGCAAAAACCTCACTTTCCAAGAAAACTGAGGAGCTTGCATCGCTCAAATCGGAAGTTGTCAAAGCCATACGCGGCGAAAGCAGCTTCGATCAAACCCTGTTGAACGAGTTGATTCAAGCAGCGTCTGAGCAAAGGGAAACGAGCGCTCTTTCCGTTGAGAAGATTGAGGAAGAACTGGCCTCATCGAAAAGCAGATTGACTCCACTCAAAGAGCAACACGACCGCTTTGTAAACTGGGCAGATATGTTCGATAGCAGCGATCTGGACACGAGAAGGATGATCGTATGCCAGCTCATCGAAAGCGTCACCGTATCACGCGACTACAAGTTGGACATCAAGTTGGCCGTAACGATGGAGCAGTACATGGAGTGCTTAGAGAACCCCAGCGACTTCGCAGCATGA
- a CDS encoding helix-turn-helix domain-containing protein, whose product MPIVLHLDEVMADRHISLNDLADKVGITNVNLSRIKTGKIRAVRFSTLDMLCEVLKCQPGDILKHVSAAEADAMFLDDENEL is encoded by the coding sequence ATGCCAATCGTTCTTCATCTCGACGAGGTCATGGCAGATCGGCATATCTCGTTGAATGATCTTGCTGACAAAGTGGGGATCACTAACGTGAACCTCTCCCGCATCAAAACCGGTAAAATCAGAGCCGTTCGCTTCAGCACGCTCGATATGCTGTGCGAAGTGCTCAAATGCCAGCCGGGGGACATTCTCAAGCACGTCTCCGCCGCCGAGGCCGATGCTATGTTTCTCGACGACGAAAACGAGCTGTAA
- a CDS encoding DUF2975 domain-containing protein — translation MMDADAKETESSLIRTNKVCKLICALMKLVFAFVCVWWIVTIIVMAIALFDSNSINNIGYLNLPALVMYVFSCGVMAVTCVTLIKIFSDASKGCSPFTMIQVRRLRLMAIALLVYAILEFAITYCSSFARQDWAGPSIATVDLFALIAAAVVFAFSFVFKYGVLLQKLSDETL, via the coding sequence ATGATGGATGCCGATGCCAAAGAAACAGAGTCATCGCTTATCAGAACGAATAAAGTTTGTAAACTTATCTGTGCGCTCATGAAACTGGTTTTTGCATTTGTCTGTGTATGGTGGATTGTTACAATTATTGTTATGGCCATCGCTCTATTCGATTCGAATTCCATCAACAACATAGGATATTTGAACCTACCAGCGTTAGTCATGTATGTTTTTTCGTGTGGGGTTATGGCCGTAACGTGCGTTACACTAATAAAAATATTTTCAGATGCTTCAAAAGGCTGTTCGCCATTCACAATGATTCAAGTTAGAAGACTGCGCTTGATGGCGATCGCGTTGCTTGTGTATGCAATTTTGGAGTTCGCCATTACATATTGTTCTTCTTTCGCTCGACAGGATTGGGCTGGTCCGTCAATCGCGACGGTCGATTTGTTCGCTCTTATAGCTGCTGCGGTCGTCTTCGCCTTCTCTTTCGTATTCAAATACGGCGTCCTTCTGCAAAAGTTGTCGGACGAAACCTTGTAG